One Laribacter hongkongensis DSM 14985 genomic region harbors:
- the pyrE gene encoding orotate phosphoribosyltransferase, with translation MSDFRQDFIRFAVEEQVLRFGEFVTKAGRPSPYFFNAGLFNHGASLLSLARFYARSISESGIAFDMLFGPAYKGIVLAGATAMMLAEQGRDVPFAFNRKEAKDHGEGGTLIGAPLKGRVLIIDDVISAGTSVRESVEIIRANGAEPAGVAIALDRMERGQGELSATQEVAQKFGLPVVAIASLDDLLGFLAGSPDLADNLTRVEAYRTQYGVR, from the coding sequence ATGAGCGATTTTCGTCAGGATTTTATTCGCTTTGCCGTCGAAGAGCAGGTGCTGCGTTTTGGTGAGTTCGTGACCAAGGCAGGTCGCCCGAGCCCGTATTTCTTCAATGCCGGCCTCTTCAATCACGGTGCCAGCCTGCTGTCGCTGGCGCGTTTTTACGCCCGCTCGATCAGCGAGAGCGGCATTGCGTTCGACATGCTGTTCGGCCCGGCCTACAAGGGCATCGTGCTGGCCGGTGCCACGGCGATGATGCTGGCCGAGCAGGGCCGCGACGTGCCGTTTGCCTTCAACCGCAAGGAAGCCAAGGACCACGGCGAGGGCGGCACCCTGATCGGGGCACCGCTCAAGGGCCGGGTGCTGATCATCGATGACGTGATTTCCGCTGGCACGTCGGTGCGCGAATCGGTCGAGATCATCCGTGCCAACGGCGCCGAGCCGGCCGGGGTGGCGATTGCGCTCGACCGCATGGAGCGTGGCCAGGGTGAGCTGTCGGCGACCCAGGAAGTGGCGCAGAAATTCGGCCTGCCGGTGGTGGCGATTGCCTCGCTGGACGATCTCTTGGGCTTTCTGGCCGGTAGCCCGGATCTGGCGGATAACCTTACCCGCGTTGAGGCCTACCGCACGCAGTACGGTGTTCGCTGA
- a CDS encoding exodeoxyribonuclease III has translation MTRIVSANLNGIRSATQKGFFDWLATTGADVVCVQELKAQLADLKPEHRTPAGFPFAAFHCAEKKGYSGVGLYARREPDRVVEGLGIDWIDSEGRYLRADFGTLSVISLYLPSGSSSEERQAVKFRFMDAFLPHLDALRTEGRDIVLCGDWNIAHNEIDLKNWKGNLKNSGFLPEERAWIGARFAEGWADVWRQLYPEAPGYTWWSQRGQAYAKDVGWRIDYQIATAGLAARAQSAFVYKDTRFSDHAPLVVDYADA, from the coding sequence TTGACCCGCATTGTCAGTGCCAACCTCAACGGCATCCGTTCCGCCACCCAGAAGGGCTTTTTCGACTGGCTCGCCACCACCGGCGCCGACGTGGTGTGCGTGCAGGAACTCAAGGCCCAGCTCGCCGACCTCAAGCCGGAACACCGCACCCCGGCCGGTTTTCCGTTTGCCGCCTTCCACTGCGCCGAGAAAAAGGGCTACAGCGGGGTCGGCCTCTATGCCCGCCGCGAGCCCGACCGGGTGGTGGAGGGGCTCGGCATCGACTGGATCGACAGTGAGGGCCGCTACCTGCGCGCCGATTTCGGCACCCTGTCGGTGATCTCGCTCTACCTGCCTTCCGGCTCCAGCTCGGAAGAACGCCAGGCAGTGAAATTCCGCTTCATGGACGCCTTCCTGCCGCACCTCGACGCCCTGCGTACCGAAGGCCGCGACATCGTGCTGTGCGGCGACTGGAACATTGCCCACAACGAAATCGACCTGAAAAACTGGAAAGGCAACCTGAAAAATTCCGGCTTCCTGCCGGAAGAGCGCGCCTGGATCGGTGCACGCTTTGCCGAAGGCTGGGCGGATGTCTGGCGCCAGCTCTATCCGGAAGCACCCGGCTACACCTGGTGGTCGCAGCGCGGCCAGGCCTACGCCAAGGATGTCGGCTGGCGCATCGACTACCAGATCGCCACCGCCGGCCTTGCCGCCCGCGCACAGTCGGCGTTTGTCTACAAGGACACCAGGTTCTCCGACCACGCCCCGCTGGTGGTCGACTACGCCGACGCCTGA
- a CDS encoding adenosylcobinamide-GDP ribazoletransferase: MRSLILAVQFLTRLPTPQLRTFDPAWLAGAIRWFAVVGLLVGALVAALGWLGAWLDPWLAALLMLVTWVWVTGGLHLDGLGDLADGLGAAHRSPERFLAVLKDPHTGSFAVITLALQLLAKLVLLMLAVRHGVGWSALVLLPAWARLGAVWWTTLPPLSAGGHAERFAWRHDWPAFWLSWLLLAALSAWLAPVLLLAPVLWWGWRRFLWRRLGGMSGDCLGAGIELTETGLLLLAVVATRLPLA, encoded by the coding sequence ATGCGGAGCCTGATCCTGGCGGTGCAGTTCCTGACCCGCCTGCCGACGCCGCAGTTGCGCACGTTTGATCCGGCCTGGCTGGCCGGTGCCATCCGCTGGTTTGCCGTGGTGGGCCTGCTGGTCGGCGCGCTGGTGGCAGCCCTGGGCTGGCTGGGCGCCTGGCTGGACCCGTGGCTGGCTGCACTGCTGATGCTGGTGACGTGGGTATGGGTGACGGGCGGGCTGCATCTGGACGGTCTTGGCGATCTGGCCGACGGCCTCGGTGCGGCACACCGCAGTCCCGAGCGCTTTCTGGCCGTCCTGAAAGATCCGCACACCGGCAGCTTTGCCGTGATCACGCTGGCGCTGCAACTATTGGCCAAGCTGGTGCTGCTGATGCTGGCCGTGCGCCACGGCGTGGGCTGGAGTGCGCTGGTGTTGCTGCCGGCGTGGGCGCGGCTGGGCGCCGTATGGTGGACGACCTTGCCGCCCCTGTCGGCCGGCGGCCACGCCGAGCGCTTTGCCTGGCGTCATGACTGGCCGGCATTCTGGCTGTCGTGGTTGCTGCTGGCGGCCCTGTCGGCCTGGCTGGCACCAGTGCTGTTGCTGGCGCCAGTGCTGTGGTGGGGCTGGCGGCGCTTTCTGTGGCGGCGACTGGGCGGCATGAGCGGCGACTGTCTGGGCGCCGGTATCGAACTGACTGAAACCGGACTGCTGTTGCTGGCCGTTGTGGCGACCCGCCTGCCGCTGGCCTGA
- a CDS encoding sulfite exporter TauE/SafE family protein — MPDVSLLLPLAGIGVVAGFLAGLLGVGGGLIIVPAMVWVLEAAGVTHQVQHLALGTSLAVMVFTSFASVRAHHARGAVDWSIVKRMAPAMIVGMLVGSQIAGWIPSHDLKWFFVVYAYVIALQMLADKKPQGGRPLPGPLGLWSSGGVIGVISSFVGIGGGSMSVPFMSWCNVPMPRAIATSAALGWPIAVAGAVGYVISGWHAPDLPPGAVGFVYLPGLLALSVVTVLVAPQGARLAHRLPVSRLKKVFAGLMAVMATQMLWTLVR; from the coding sequence ATGCCTGATGTTTCCCTGTTGTTGCCACTGGCCGGTATTGGCGTAGTGGCCGGTTTTCTGGCCGGTTTGCTGGGGGTGGGCGGCGGGCTCATCATCGTGCCGGCCATGGTATGGGTGCTGGAGGCCGCCGGCGTGACGCATCAGGTCCAGCACCTGGCGCTGGGTACGTCGCTGGCGGTCATGGTGTTCACCAGCTTTGCCAGCGTGCGTGCGCACCATGCACGCGGCGCCGTGGACTGGAGCATCGTGAAGCGCATGGCGCCGGCGATGATCGTCGGCATGCTGGTCGGCTCGCAGATTGCCGGCTGGATTCCCAGCCATGACCTCAAATGGTTCTTCGTCGTTTATGCCTACGTGATCGCGTTGCAGATGCTGGCGGACAAAAAACCGCAGGGCGGCCGGCCCTTGCCGGGGCCGCTGGGACTGTGGAGCAGCGGCGGCGTGATCGGGGTGATTTCCAGTTTTGTCGGCATTGGCGGCGGTTCGATGAGCGTGCCGTTCATGAGCTGGTGCAACGTGCCGATGCCGCGTGCCATTGCCACCAGCGCCGCGCTGGGCTGGCCGATTGCCGTGGCCGGTGCCGTCGGTTACGTCATCAGCGGCTGGCATGCTCCCGACCTGCCGCCGGGCGCCGTGGGCTTTGTTTATCTGCCTGGCCTGCTCGCCCTGAGTGTGGTCACGGTTCTGGTCGCGCCGCAGGGTGCCAGGCTGGCGCACCGGCTGCCGGTGTCGCGCCTGAAAAAAGTGTTTGCCGGACTGATGGCGGTGATGGCCACGCAGATGCTGTGGACACTGGTGCGCTAA
- a CDS encoding 5-formyltetrahydrofolate cyclo-ligase — protein sequence MSVNSPTELKRVLRRVLRQRRQALSPAERQLAARRVAVQVQRFLRPGRRVALYMAAGSELSLQPLLQRARKRRCHVFVPVVPRHGRRLGFVELTEATRWRVSRLGIREPLGRGVTARQLDLVCLPLVGFDDDGFRLGQGGGYYDTTLAPLAKAARRPWLLGCAFACQRVDAVPREAHDQPLDGVLTEAGRWPRQL from the coding sequence GTGTCCGTGAACAGCCCGACCGAACTCAAGCGTGTGCTGCGGCGCGTCTTGCGCCAGCGGAGGCAGGCACTGTCGCCTGCCGAACGGCAACTGGCTGCCCGCCGGGTGGCGGTGCAGGTGCAGCGCTTCCTGCGGCCGGGGCGCCGGGTGGCACTGTACATGGCAGCCGGGAGCGAGCTGTCATTGCAACCCCTGCTGCAACGGGCCCGCAAACGGCGCTGCCACGTGTTTGTGCCGGTGGTGCCCAGACACGGCCGGCGGCTCGGTTTTGTCGAACTGACAGAAGCCACCCGCTGGCGGGTCAGCCGGCTGGGTATCCGCGAGCCGCTGGGCCGCGGTGTGACGGCCCGGCAGCTGGATCTGGTCTGCCTGCCGCTGGTGGGCTTTGACGATGACGGCTTCCGGCTCGGCCAGGGCGGCGGCTATTACGACACCACGCTGGCACCCCTCGCGAAAGCCGCGCGCCGGCCATGGCTGCTGGGCTGCGCCTTTGCCTGCCAGCGGGTGGATGCCGTGCCGCGCGAGGCGCACGACCAGCCGCTCGACGGCGTGCTGACCGAGGCCGGACGCTGGCCGCGCCAGCTCTGA
- a CDS encoding cell division protein ZapA, whose protein sequence is MSDTVTISVELMGRRFSFACPLGEREALMAAARLLDKRMRHIRDSGRIVDAERIAILAALNLTHDLRQGRSSPPVDIEAIERKIQDIENTAQSTISSCSAS, encoded by the coding sequence ATGAGCGATACCGTCACCATTTCGGTCGAGCTGATGGGGCGCCGCTTCAGTTTTGCCTGCCCGCTGGGTGAGCGCGAGGCGCTGATGGCGGCAGCCCGCCTACTGGACAAGCGCATGCGCCATATCCGTGACAGCGGCCGCATCGTGGATGCGGAGCGCATTGCCATCCTGGCAGCGCTCAACCTCACGCACGATCTTCGTCAGGGTCGTTCGTCACCGCCTGTAGACATCGAGGCGATTGAGCGTAAAATACAAGACATAGAGAACACGGCACAAAGCACCATCTCCTCGTGTTCTGCCAGTTGA
- a CDS encoding cobalamin-binding protein, translating into MKGRWLAWLALWPALVLASVSAVDDTGQTVTLAQPARRIVSLAPHATESLYAIGAGTLLVGTTDFSDWPAEARRLPRVGGYAGVSVEKVLALRPDLVVGWASGNAPREIARLRALGVPVFLSEPSSLEQVASTFERLGALTARQDAGQREAAGFRQAVASARQAHAGLPVLDVFVQVSEVPLLTVNGRQFLSALLEVCGGRNLFAGLPQLVPQVSPEAVLAARPQVMLVPGPVSRLERWRRWPQIPAVATGQLHGLPQDWVSRPGPRLVRGMDAVCQALDQARGSRPGAPS; encoded by the coding sequence GTGAAAGGGCGCTGGCTGGCATGGCTGGCGCTGTGGCCGGCACTGGTGCTGGCATCGGTCAGTGCCGTGGACGACACCGGGCAGACCGTGACGCTGGCGCAGCCGGCCCGGCGCATCGTGTCGCTGGCACCGCATGCCACCGAGTCGCTGTACGCCATCGGTGCCGGCACGTTGCTGGTCGGCACCACCGATTTCAGCGACTGGCCGGCCGAAGCGCGCCGCCTGCCGCGGGTGGGTGGCTACGCCGGCGTCAGCGTGGAAAAGGTGCTGGCGCTCCGGCCCGACCTGGTGGTGGGCTGGGCCAGCGGCAATGCACCGCGCGAGATTGCCCGCCTCCGGGCGCTGGGCGTGCCGGTGTTCCTGTCCGAGCCGTCGTCGCTGGAGCAGGTGGCCAGCACGTTCGAGCGGCTGGGGGCACTGACGGCCCGCCAGGACGCTGGCCAGCGCGAGGCGGCCGGTTTCCGGCAGGCGGTGGCCTCAGCCCGGCAGGCGCATGCCGGGCTGCCGGTGCTGGACGTGTTCGTACAGGTCAGCGAGGTGCCGCTGCTGACGGTCAACGGCCGGCAGTTCCTGTCGGCGCTGCTGGAGGTCTGCGGCGGGCGCAACCTGTTTGCCGGGCTGCCGCAGCTGGTGCCGCAGGTCAGTCCCGAGGCGGTGCTGGCAGCACGGCCGCAGGTGATGCTGGTGCCAGGGCCGGTCAGCCGGCTGGAACGCTGGCGGCGCTGGCCGCAGATTCCGGCCGTGGCCACGGGGCAGCTCCATGGCCTGCCGCAGGACTGGGTCAGCCGGCCGGGGCCGCGGCTGGTCCGGGGGATGGATGCCGTCTGTCAGGCGCTGGACCAGGCTCGGGGATCGCGTCCCGGCGCGCCTTCGTAG
- the cobU gene encoding bifunctional adenosylcobinamide kinase/adenosylcobinamide-phosphate guanylyltransferase, with product MLHLITGGARSGKSSHAEQLARAHAGPIHYLATAAVGDAEMAHRVVMHQARRPVHWRVIECGAGLPAALEDAARPDGLVLVDCLTLWLVHFLEQPAAFMAARQTLLDTLAGVPGDVLLVSNEIGCGVVPLGEDNRWFVDELGRLNQDIGALADRVTLLVAGQPLAIKAGRT from the coding sequence ATGTTGCACCTGATTACCGGCGGCGCCCGTTCGGGCAAGAGCAGCCATGCCGAGCAGCTGGCGCGGGCGCATGCCGGGCCGATCCATTATCTGGCCACCGCTGCCGTGGGGGACGCGGAAATGGCGCACCGGGTCGTCATGCACCAGGCGCGCCGTCCGGTGCACTGGCGCGTGATCGAGTGCGGTGCCGGCCTGCCGGCCGCACTGGAGGACGCAGCCCGTCCGGACGGGCTGGTGCTGGTCGACTGCCTGACCCTGTGGCTGGTGCATTTCCTGGAGCAGCCGGCGGCTTTCATGGCGGCCCGGCAGACGCTGCTGGACACGCTGGCCGGCGTGCCGGGTGACGTGCTGCTGGTCAGCAACGAAATCGGCTGTGGCGTGGTGCCGCTGGGCGAGGACAACCGCTGGTTCGTCGATGAGCTGGGCCGGCTCAACCAGGATATCGGCGCCCTTGCCGACCGGGTTACCCTGCTGGTGGCCGGCCAGCCGCTGGCGATCAAGGCAGGCCGGACGTGA